Proteins from a genomic interval of Neodiprion lecontei isolate iyNeoLeco1 chromosome 2, iyNeoLeco1.1, whole genome shotgun sequence:
- the LOC107224424 gene encoding protein l(2)37Cc: MAANLFNRIGQVGLGVALVGGVVNSALYNVDGGYRAVIFDRFAGVKNTVVGEGTHFFIPWVQRPIMFDIRSRPRNVPVITGSKDLQNVNITLRILFRPIPESLPKIYTVLGVDYEERVLPSITTEVLKAVVAQFDAGELITQREMVSQKVNEDLTERAAQFGVILDDISITHLTFGKEFTQAVELKQVAQQDAEKARFLVEKAEQQKKAAVISAEGDAQAALLLAKAFGEAGDGLVELRRIEAAEDIAYQLSRSRQVSYLPVGQNVLLNLPQ; this comes from the exons ATGGCAGCAAATTTATTCAACAGGATCGGCCAGGTGGGCCTTGGAGTGGCTCTTGTTGGTGGTGTAGTCAATTCTGCCCTTTATAATG TTGACGGAGGGTACAGAGCGGTAATATTCGATAGATTTGCCGGGGTAAAGAATACAGTAGTGGGTGAAGGGacgcattttttcattccctgGGTTCAGAGACCTATCATGTTTGACATTAGATCACGCCCAAGAAACGTCCCAGTCATTACCGGAAGTAAGGACTTGCAAAATGTGAATATCACGTTGCGTATATTGTTCAGGCCGATACCAGAATCTCTGCCGAAAATTTATACTGTTCTTGGAGTTGATTATGAAGAACGAGTACTGCCATCAATTACTACCGAAGTGTTGAAGGCTGTGGTAGCGCAATTTGACGCTGGGGAATTAATCACTCAACGTGAAATGGTATCTCAGAAAGTTAACGAAGATTTGACGGAACGTGCTGCTCAGTTCGGAGTAATTCTGGACGATATTTCAATT acaCACTTGACATTCGGCAAAGAGTTCACGCAAGCTGTTGAGTTGAAGCAGGTCGCTCAGCAGGACGCGGAGAAGGCGCGTTTCCTCGTAGAAAAAGCCGAACAACAGAAGAAGGCAGCCGTCATAAGCGCGGAAGGTGACGCACAGGCCGCACTTCTGCTTGCCAAAGCGTTCGGCGAAGCTGGCGACGGTCTGGTTGAGCTTAGGAGAATCGAAGCCGCCGAAGACATTGCGTACCAGCTGTCACGTTCTCGCCAAGTCTCATATCTTCCCGTTGGTCAAAATGTCCTCCTCAACCTCCCCCAGTAa